The Nitrospirota bacterium genome contains a region encoding:
- a CDS encoding tRNA (cytidine(34)-2'-O)-methyltransferase — MFDVILYQPEIPPNTGNIIRLCANTGARLHLVKPLGFTLEDKQLLRAGLDYHEFATITVYESWAECADRFKDRRLFAVSTKGTQRYDLVEYAAGDAFVFGPESRGLPPEILGLVAGPQCIRVPMIPGNRSLNLSNAVAVVIYEAWRQLGFGTGVKG, encoded by the coding sequence ATGTTCGATGTCATTTTGTATCAGCCTGAAATTCCGCCGAACACCGGCAATATCATCCGGCTCTGCGCCAATACCGGGGCCAGGCTGCATCTGGTGAAGCCCTTGGGGTTTACGCTGGAGGACAAGCAGTTACTGCGAGCGGGACTGGACTATCACGAATTCGCCACGATCACGGTGTATGAAAGCTGGGCCGAATGCGCCGATCGATTCAAGGATCGCCGCCTGTTTGCCGTCTCGACCAAAGGGACGCAACGGTACGACTTGGTGGAATATGCAGCCGGCGATGCCTTTGTGTTTGGTCCGGAAAGTCGCGGGTTGCCGCCTGAGATTTTGGGGCTGGTGGCAGGGCCGCAATGTATTCGCGTCCCCATGATCCCGGGAAACCGGAGCCTCAATCTTTCCAATGCCGTGGCGGTGGTCATCTACGAAGCCTGGCGGCAGCTGGGATTTGGCACAGGGGTGAAGGGCTGA
- a CDS encoding radical SAM protein yields MLVSSTLLAPTVNVRTFRPANVRRILCVFPAYTKAFGTFDHAFPLMGPVKAFMPPQGILLIAALVPREWQVRFVNENIRPVAESEFAWADAVLVSGMHIQRRQILDLARRAHRAGKVIALGGPSVSAAPELYPEIDLLHCGEVGDGTLDLFHRLDETAARPEQQIVYRTVDRLPMTQFPTPAYRLIDVRQYLLGCVQYSSGCPFTCEFCDIPALYGRNPRLKSPQQILTELDELADGGTPSIYFVDDNFIGNPGAALNLLPHLVEWQRRRDYTVRLSCELTLNVAEYPEILTLMREAFMTNVFCGVETVEPDALRAMSKKQNLRTPILQSVDTINSYGIEVAAGIILGLDTDTPETPDAILEFIEAAQIPIVTPNLLVALPHTPLYERLQKASRLNSGEGRDSNIEYLQPYETVVANWKRVIQETYEPRKIYARYATQAKKTYVHRKRPVRPLDQLTWANVRRAVEIFSRTAWRVGICSDYRKEFWKMTWRELRQGNVESVFQIAMVGHHLITFGRECLTRDVQASAYSARGREEPALVAQ; encoded by the coding sequence ATGTTGGTGTCTTCGACGCTCCTTGCTCCGACGGTCAACGTCCGGACATTCCGCCCGGCGAATGTACGGCGGATCCTTTGCGTCTTCCCCGCCTATACAAAGGCCTTCGGCACCTTCGATCACGCCTTTCCCCTGATGGGACCCGTCAAGGCCTTCATGCCGCCCCAGGGGATACTCCTCATCGCGGCGCTCGTGCCAAGGGAATGGCAGGTCCGGTTCGTCAACGAAAACATCCGCCCTGTGGCGGAGAGCGAGTTCGCCTGGGCCGACGCCGTCCTCGTGTCGGGCATGCACATTCAGCGCAGGCAGATTCTCGACCTCGCACGCCGTGCGCACCGCGCAGGCAAGGTGATCGCTCTCGGCGGGCCTTCGGTCTCCGCGGCGCCCGAGCTCTATCCGGAAATTGACCTCCTGCACTGTGGCGAGGTGGGAGACGGGACGCTCGATCTATTCCACCGGCTCGACGAGACTGCTGCACGCCCCGAGCAGCAGATCGTGTACCGCACCGTCGACCGCCTTCCGATGACCCAGTTCCCGACGCCCGCCTATCGCCTGATCGACGTCCGTCAGTACCTGCTCGGGTGCGTCCAATATTCCAGCGGCTGCCCCTTCACCTGTGAATTCTGCGACATCCCCGCGCTCTACGGGAGAAACCCACGACTCAAGAGCCCGCAACAGATTCTGACCGAACTCGATGAGCTCGCGGACGGCGGAACGCCGTCGATCTACTTCGTGGACGACAACTTCATCGGGAATCCCGGGGCCGCGTTGAACCTCCTGCCGCACCTTGTCGAGTGGCAGCGGCGCCGCGACTATACGGTTCGCCTCTCCTGTGAACTCACGCTGAACGTCGCCGAGTACCCGGAGATCCTGACGCTCATGCGCGAGGCGTTCATGACAAATGTCTTCTGCGGCGTCGAAACGGTGGAGCCGGACGCCTTGCGCGCCATGAGCAAGAAGCAGAACCTCCGCACACCGATCCTCCAATCCGTGGACACGATCAACAGCTACGGGATCGAGGTCGCTGCCGGGATCATCCTCGGCCTAGACACTGACACCCCGGAGACGCCGGACGCGATCCTGGAATTCATTGAGGCGGCCCAGATCCCGATCGTGACGCCGAACCTGCTCGTCGCCCTGCCACATACACCGCTCTACGAGCGGCTCCAGAAGGCAAGTCGCCTGAACTCTGGCGAGGGGCGCGACTCGAACATTGAGTACCTACAGCCTTACGAAACCGTGGTGGCAAACTGGAAGCGAGTAATCCAAGAAACGTACGAGCCGAGAAAGATCTACGCGCGCTACGCCACGCAGGCGAAGAAGACGTACGTGCACCGCAAGCGGCCGGTACGCCCGCTGGACCAGCTCACCTGGGCCAACGTCCGGCGCGCAGTCGAGATCTTCTCGCGCACCGCCTGGCGGGTCGGAATCTGTAGCGATTACCGGAAAGAATTCTGGAAGATGACCTGGCGTGAGCTGCGCCAGGGTAACGTCGAGTCGGTATTCCAGATCGCGATGGTCGGGCACCACCTGATCACCTTCGGGCGCGAGTGCCTCACCCGCGACGTACAGGCCTCTGCCTATTCCGCCCGCGGACGCGAGGAACCAGCCCTGGTGGCCCAGTAA
- a CDS encoding tetratricopeptide repeat protein, whose amino-acid sequence MQNTAVRPRYRPLARFLSLSLAAALTMGAFASAEDLQPRSETTVAERAKAVWESGAIHAALEILDQGIHDHPSALTLHKLRGDILATSRDPREAVAAYETVLAKTPTALDVRWAKWSVLTRWGQGEESVDELRHMAQVDVQNPLIHLRLAQELRKLDRLEESLAFYAKAVELVPDMLGWRLAMARARFDLLNYQDAEADVQYVLHQLPPDSPLELPAANLLSQIRGISIDRGRRFDPVLSRDMTAAQRKEWAAIRAEAWRLFSTGHYQEAEPIYRRLLALNPNDPLANHQLGLTLMQLSRCKEALTVFGKISNLNPSDEDYADTVFRMGQCLVELEQWEEAFVHFQILYEAAVEFEKHNKNMPLPPDTRVLDKKKITRWIEKVRPHVPELAKLTDEATNSVPSNDPSPATVPPEEDLYLKVVEQLKPQKPLDQQASLMGRDADFSWFRFVIPTGKVVRDDFPTGAHEFIPLYPGDSFPTTQKEIYLVFRLVSSSYDAVPLTAQCSPEASGITGAPRAIAQDHVMTTMNDQSGYFLLSPPETGWTVGLYHCGLFAGERTSADTLVDDVRFRIVTPTGSP is encoded by the coding sequence ATGCAAAATACTGCTGTCCGGCCACGATACCGCCCCCTCGCCAGGTTCCTGAGCCTATCACTTGCCGCGGCGTTGACGATGGGGGCCTTTGCGTCCGCGGAGGACCTACAGCCGCGTTCGGAAACGACTGTAGCCGAACGTGCGAAAGCCGTCTGGGAAAGTGGCGCGATACATGCTGCGCTCGAGATTCTCGATCAAGGGATTCACGACCATCCCTCCGCGCTCACGCTCCACAAATTACGCGGTGATATTCTCGCCACCTCCCGAGACCCCCGAGAGGCGGTGGCGGCCTATGAAACGGTCCTTGCCAAGACACCAACCGCGCTGGATGTCCGATGGGCCAAGTGGAGTGTGTTGACACGGTGGGGACAGGGAGAGGAATCCGTCGACGAATTGCGGCATATGGCACAGGTCGACGTCCAGAATCCCTTGATTCATTTACGGCTGGCACAGGAGCTCAGAAAACTCGATCGTCTGGAAGAATCACTAGCATTCTATGCCAAAGCCGTCGAACTCGTTCCGGATATGCTCGGCTGGCGATTGGCGATGGCCCGGGCGCGGTTTGACCTCCTGAATTACCAAGACGCGGAAGCTGACGTGCAATATGTGCTGCACCAGCTGCCGCCTGACTCTCCGCTGGAGCTCCCTGCCGCGAATCTGCTCTCACAAATCCGTGGCATCTCCATCGATCGAGGCCGGCGCTTCGACCCGGTCCTCTCGCGAGACATGACTGCGGCACAACGTAAGGAATGGGCCGCCATTCGCGCAGAGGCCTGGAGACTCTTCTCGACCGGTCACTACCAGGAAGCCGAGCCGATCTATCGACGGCTGTTGGCACTCAATCCCAACGATCCCCTCGCCAATCATCAATTAGGGCTGACCCTTATGCAGCTGAGCCGGTGCAAGGAGGCCCTGACTGTCTTTGGCAAGATATCCAACCTGAATCCCAGCGACGAAGACTATGCGGACACGGTCTTTCGAATGGGCCAATGTCTCGTGGAACTGGAACAGTGGGAAGAGGCCTTCGTCCATTTTCAAATTCTCTATGAGGCAGCAGTCGAGTTTGAGAAGCACAACAAAAACATGCCACTCCCGCCGGACACCAGGGTGCTCGATAAAAAGAAGATCACCCGGTGGATCGAGAAGGTACGGCCCCATGTTCCCGAACTGGCAAAACTGACGGATGAGGCCACGAACTCAGTCCCATCCAACGATCCCTCTCCCGCCACAGTCCCTCCGGAAGAAGACCTCTATCTGAAAGTCGTCGAGCAGCTGAAACCGCAGAAACCCCTGGACCAACAGGCCTCGCTCATGGGCCGAGATGCCGATTTCAGCTGGTTTCGATTTGTCATCCCCACTGGCAAGGTCGTGCGGGACGACTTTCCCACCGGGGCTCATGAATTTATTCCCCTGTACCCAGGCGATAGTTTTCCCACTACACAGAAAGAGATCTACCTGGTCTTTAGGCTGGTATCGTCCTCCTATGATGCGGTGCCCCTCACGGCACAATGCTCTCCGGAGGCATCAGGGATCACGGGAGCACCACGCGCCATCGCACAGGATCACGTCATGACGACCATGAACGACCAGTCCGGCTATTTCCTGTTATCCCCTCCTGAGACGGGATGGACCGTTGGTCTCTACCACTGTGGGTTGTTTGCGGGAGAACGAACGTCAGCAGACACGCTTGTGGATGATGTCCGGTTCCGGATCGTGACGCCAACCGGATCGCCGTAG
- a CDS encoding phage tail protein, which translates to MADYPGSDPYRQFNFLVEIDGVIIGGFSEASGLTAEVDAGDYRDGRPVREVGRKIPGARKAATITLRRGRTQRKKLLDWRLAALKGERQLVSGSIVLLDEARHVKLRWKFSNGMPVKCQGPDFKATGNDVTVETLELTCEGLALDRK; encoded by the coding sequence GTGGCGGATTATCCTGGCAGCGATCCCTATCGGCAGTTCAATTTTTTGGTTGAGATTGATGGAGTGATTATTGGCGGCTTCAGCGAAGCGAGCGGGCTGACTGCTGAAGTCGATGCCGGTGACTATCGGGATGGCAGGCCGGTGCGTGAAGTCGGGCGAAAGATTCCCGGCGCAAGGAAGGCTGCCACGATTACGCTCAGGAGAGGTCGGACACAGCGCAAGAAGCTGTTGGATTGGCGCCTGGCTGCTCTCAAGGGTGAGAGACAGCTGGTGAGTGGGTCGATTGTTCTGTTGGATGAAGCCCGTCACGTGAAGCTGCGCTGGAAGTTTTCGAATGGCATGCCGGTCAAGTGTCAGGGGCCTGATTTTAAGGCGACCGGCAATGACGTGACGGTAGAAACGTTGGAGCTCACTTGTGAAGGGCTCGCGCTTGATCGGAAGTGA
- a CDS encoding phage tail sheath subtilisin-like domain-containing protein translates to MPEYLAPGVYVEEIPSFRPIAGVGTSTVGFVGIAERGPMGPLLITSVQEYGRLFGGYLREGSQDRYLAYALDGFFLHGGKRCYIARVASKGATAAACTLDGTIRVEATGPGAWGNRISVEVRTISSGASASASASASGARPFKLIVRYWASGVPGNGQPTVQEGYTILSSAQGAAGSSEDLIMGASCLVTINWVGAAGRPADSAPVLLQGGSDGPGPAEQDFKDALDRLEGIGEISLLCAPDENQFPRVTGYLLDQCEKLRDRFAILQAPLAIADIGQHQPPRDSTFGAYYLPWLRIQHPETKKEQMIPPGGHLAGIYVRTDSERGVHKAPANEMIRGLLVDSHDQGRGLAVQVSTALQNVLNPRGVNVLRCFPGRGYRVWGARTMSADPEWRYINVRRLAIFLEQSIARGLHWVAVESNHEPLWAQVRRSIDEFLTGVWRKGMLQGAKPEAAFFVKCDVTTMTQDDIEKGRLVALVGIAPLKPAEFLIFKIGLQTGA, encoded by the coding sequence ATGCCAGAGTACCTTGCGCCGGGTGTGTATGTTGAAGAAATTCCAAGCTTCCGCCCAATTGCCGGTGTGGGGACCAGTACGGTTGGCTTTGTGGGAATCGCAGAGCGAGGTCCGATGGGGCCGCTCCTCATCACCAGCGTCCAGGAATATGGCCGCCTGTTCGGGGGCTATCTGCGCGAGGGGAGCCAGGACCGTTATTTAGCCTATGCCCTAGACGGATTCTTTCTGCATGGCGGTAAGCGGTGCTACATCGCGCGTGTGGCGTCGAAGGGTGCGACGGCAGCGGCCTGCACGCTTGACGGCACGATACGAGTGGAGGCGACCGGTCCGGGAGCATGGGGAAACAGGATTTCGGTCGAGGTCAGGACCATTTCGAGTGGGGCGAGCGCAAGCGCGAGTGCCAGCGCGTCCGGCGCCAGGCCGTTCAAGCTCATTGTCCGGTACTGGGCATCGGGGGTTCCAGGGAATGGGCAGCCAACGGTCCAGGAAGGTTACACCATTCTTTCTTCAGCGCAAGGCGCAGCCGGCAGCTCTGAGGATCTGATCATGGGGGCATCGTGCCTTGTGACGATCAATTGGGTTGGCGCTGCGGGACGCCCGGCAGATTCAGCTCCAGTTCTATTGCAGGGGGGGAGTGATGGCCCAGGTCCAGCCGAGCAGGACTTCAAGGATGCACTGGACCGGCTGGAGGGCATCGGGGAGATCAGTCTCCTCTGCGCTCCGGACGAGAATCAGTTTCCTCGCGTGACAGGTTATTTGCTGGATCAATGTGAAAAATTGCGGGATCGATTCGCGATTCTTCAAGCCCCGCTCGCAATTGCCGATATCGGCCAGCATCAGCCGCCACGCGACTCGACATTTGGCGCCTACTATCTGCCATGGCTGCGGATTCAACATCCTGAAACGAAGAAGGAGCAAATGATTCCGCCAGGAGGACACCTCGCGGGGATCTATGTCAGGACGGACAGTGAGCGAGGCGTGCATAAAGCTCCGGCGAATGAAATGATTCGAGGCCTGCTCGTGGATTCACACGATCAGGGGAGAGGACTGGCCGTGCAAGTCTCCACGGCATTGCAAAATGTGCTTAATCCTCGAGGCGTCAATGTTCTGCGATGCTTTCCCGGGAGAGGGTATCGCGTATGGGGGGCTCGGACGATGAGTGCAGATCCGGAATGGCGTTATATCAATGTGCGCCGGTTGGCTATATTTCTTGAGCAATCAATTGCGCGAGGCCTGCATTGGGTGGCTGTTGAGTCGAACCATGAGCCCTTGTGGGCGCAGGTGCGCCGTAGCATTGACGAGTTTTTGACTGGAGTGTGGAGAAAGGGGATGTTGCAAGGCGCCAAGCCGGAGGCAGCCTTTTTCGTCAAATGTGATGTCACGACAATGACCCAAGATGATATCGAGAAGGGCCGACTGGTTGCGTTAGTCGGGATTGCGCCGCTCAAACCTGCCGAATTCCTCATCTTCAAGATCGGACTACAGACCGGTGCATAA
- a CDS encoding peptidoglycan-binding protein: MATLKTGSTGPDVRELQQKLKAAGFDPGLIDGEYGNGTEAAVFAFQKSEGLLADGVAGPRTLAALHLAKPAEIPSAIPGVTVAVVSQMFPHTPIGNIKANLPPVLESLVAADLIETPLVLAALATIRAETEGFEPIAEGRSRFNSSPNGHPFDLYDNRKDLGNQGPPDGERFRGRGYIQLTGRFNYGKYGEIIGLSDQLSKNPERASDPHIAAQLLAAFLKDKEVPLREALLENDLKAARRLVNGGSHGLDRFSEAYTIGERLIA; encoded by the coding sequence GTGGCGACGTTAAAGACTGGATCAACGGGACCGGACGTGCGCGAGTTACAGCAGAAGCTGAAGGCGGCAGGTTTCGATCCGGGGCTTATCGATGGGGAATATGGGAACGGAACGGAGGCGGCGGTCTTTGCATTTCAGAAGAGCGAAGGGTTGTTGGCTGACGGGGTTGCGGGACCGCGCACGCTTGCGGCGCTGCATCTTGCCAAGCCGGCGGAGATTCCCAGCGCCATCCCTGGAGTCACCGTGGCGGTGGTCTCCCAAATGTTTCCGCATACGCCCATCGGGAACATCAAAGCGAACTTGCCTCCTGTGCTGGAGTCGTTGGTGGCGGCGGACTTGATCGAGACGCCTCTGGTCCTGGCAGCCCTCGCCACGATCAGGGCTGAGACCGAGGGGTTTGAGCCGATTGCGGAGGGACGATCACGGTTCAATTCTTCTCCCAATGGTCATCCCTTTGACCTCTACGACAACCGGAAGGATTTGGGTAATCAAGGACCGCCCGATGGCGAGCGGTTCCGGGGCAGGGGCTACATTCAACTGACCGGTCGCTTCAATTATGGAAAGTATGGCGAGATCATCGGTCTGAGCGATCAGTTGTCGAAGAATCCTGAGCGCGCGTCCGACCCCCACATTGCCGCCCAGTTGTTGGCCGCATTTCTCAAAGACAAGGAAGTGCCGCTCAGAGAGGCGCTGCTAGAAAACGACCTTAAGGCTGCGCGCCGTCTGGTGAATGGCGGGAGCCATGGCCTGGATCGTTTTTCTGAGGCTTATACGATTGGAGAGAGACTGATCGCGTGA
- a CDS encoding PilZ domain-containing protein, which yields MAPARYFRTYHRFPLHYPVIFGGAPFVGEGMLTNLSLKGCSILCDREVLCGSEVRVSMLLPNQTQALSIELGTVKWVQGDQFGVEFLRMPLVARQRLNRTLRVELIQLLKSRVDETMVPAVFSENPSPPAESVPRRS from the coding sequence ATGGCGCCAGCTCGGTATTTTCGAACGTATCATCGGTTCCCGCTCCACTATCCTGTCATCTTCGGTGGGGCGCCGTTCGTCGGCGAAGGCATGCTGACCAACTTGTCGTTGAAGGGCTGCTCCATCCTGTGCGATCGAGAGGTCCTTTGTGGCAGCGAGGTGCGGGTGAGTATGCTGCTCCCTAACCAGACGCAGGCTTTGTCCATCGAACTCGGCACGGTCAAATGGGTTCAGGGCGATCAGTTCGGGGTGGAGTTTCTGCGCATGCCACTGGTGGCACGGCAACGGCTCAACCGGACGTTGCGTGTTGAACTCATTCAATTGCTGAAGTCCCGGGTGGATGAAACCATGGTGCCAGCAGTCTTTTCAGAAAACCCCAGTCCCCCCGCAGAGTCCGTTCCCCGGCGTTCGTAA
- a CDS encoding type II toxin-antitoxin system HicB family antitoxin: MRYAVVIEKSPSNYAAYVPDLPGCIATGSTVAETESLIREAIELHLEGLKEDGLPIPLPSSQVEYIDIPA; this comes from the coding sequence ATGCGTTATGCCGTTGTGATCGAAAAATCCCCGTCAAACTACGCGGCGTACGTTCCGGATTTGCCAGGCTGCATCGCCACCGGCTCCACTGTGGCCGAAACCGAATCGCTCATTCGCGAAGCCATCGAACTTCATCTGGAAGGTCTCAAAGAAGACGGCCTTCCAATCCCTCTCCCCAGCAGCCAAGTCGAATACATCGACATCCCCGCCTAA
- a CDS encoding ATP-binding domain-containing protein, producing MNYRCGAAIIEASEVALGEERGFESAIDEPGAIYFHERPKGSEDQADFICRTLIPEALKRRAGRKLGDIAVLYLDKGDGSNIARAVKNEGWQFIRVDGNNPYQPSTVTYWLEDCAAWCAGAWKTGEIRLSELVRQWLAFNESLRTEKEQRLARITLVSFLQDWRDPNRSFNEWLSQLLKEGLEVTLGREPRLLDDKKKVLNLFQITSNNGPLEAFTVGFFGGQGGSPDHLSLTTLHSAKGLEYDVVIMFGLEDGRMPYYDDSGETLREKRRLFYVGFTRARHEVHMVYSGWYQDRFGRIWKKGRSRFVSEVEAKLRV from the coding sequence ATGAATTATCGTTGCGGGGCTGCGATCATCGAAGCATCAGAGGTCGCGCTTGGTGAGGAGCGTGGATTTGAGTCCGCAATAGATGAACCAGGGGCCATATATTTTCATGAGCGGCCGAAAGGCAGTGAGGATCAGGCCGACTTCATTTGTCGAACGCTCATACCTGAGGCGCTCAAGCGTAGAGCAGGTCGCAAGCTTGGTGATATCGCAGTGCTTTATCTGGACAAAGGTGATGGTAGTAATATCGCTCGGGCTGTAAAGAATGAAGGGTGGCAGTTTATTCGTGTCGATGGCAATAACCCATACCAGCCCTCGACCGTGACATACTGGCTTGAGGATTGTGCTGCGTGGTGTGCCGGGGCGTGGAAGACCGGAGAAATTCGTTTATCTGAACTAGTGCGACAGTGGTTGGCATTTAATGAGAGCTTGCGAACGGAAAAGGAACAGCGTCTAGCGCGGATAACTTTGGTTAGTTTCCTGCAGGACTGGCGAGACCCCAATCGATCGTTTAATGAATGGCTATCTCAGCTCCTCAAAGAGGGGTTGGAAGTTACTCTGGGAAGAGAACCTAGGTTACTGGATGACAAGAAAAAAGTTCTGAATCTGTTTCAGATTACCTCGAATAATGGCCCATTAGAGGCTTTTACAGTTGGGTTCTTTGGAGGGCAAGGTGGATCACCCGATCATTTGAGTCTTACCACCCTTCATTCAGCTAAAGGGCTGGAATACGATGTCGTGATCATGTTTGGGTTGGAAGATGGACGAATGCCTTATTATGACGATTCAGGAGAAACCCTTCGTGAGAAAAGGCGGCTGTTCTATGTGGGGTTCACCCGAGCACGTCACGAAGTCCATATGGTCTATTCCGGTTGGTATCAAGACCGTTTCGGAAGAATTTGGAAGAAAGGCAGATCACGATTCGTTAGTGAGGTTGAAGCCAAACTTAGAGTCTGA
- a CDS encoding AAA family ATPase: MRISRIQIQNFRNFAKLDVSLGTHAVIVGENKIGKSNLLHALRLILDPSLPDSARRLREEDFWDGLERPLGKDDRITISVDVADFEDDESQLTLLSEHLINPKPMVSQLTYVWQPMPTLLGAPKKEADYEFLVYGGVRPEKQISYELRRRLPMELMPALRDCEGDLARWTRSPLRPLLDKAAAEIDRGELEKLAKAVDKSTDKLTELEEVKSVALSIKEKLIAMVGSAQSLETVLRFSPTDSAKLVRALRIFIDGGRRGIADASLGSANVLYLALKSLEYDLLVEDGDRDHTFLAIEEPEAHLHPTLQRLIFRNYLRVRGEEEGKDVDHAATILMTTHSPHIASVTPLEDFLLLRLNKEGNATEAVSTACIALEDDEVADLERYIDVNRGELLFAKGVILVEGDAEKFLVPVLAKNQGYDLDELGISVCSISGTNFYPYLTLLGLKNLDMPVVALTDFDPRKPKDDGTPKEPLGPGRVVNEMMRALLDEKTYGKNDFESLLKMASKNGIFMGSHTFEVDLFKSGLKDELSKVMDDVSTNEAMKKRVKGWAKDLKSFDVESFLNDIEHVGKGRVAQRLSSILAESGTSSCPSYVAQALKYVYEKCKRD, translated from the coding sequence ATGCGTATTTCTAGGATTCAGATTCAAAACTTTCGGAACTTTGCCAAGCTGGATGTGTCGCTTGGTACACATGCGGTCATTGTAGGTGAAAATAAAATTGGCAAATCAAACCTACTACACGCGCTACGTTTGATTCTTGACCCTTCATTGCCGGATTCTGCGCGAAGGCTACGGGAAGAAGACTTTTGGGATGGATTGGAGAGACCCCTCGGTAAGGATGATCGCATCACGATTTCTGTTGATGTGGCTGACTTTGAGGACGATGAGAGTCAGCTCACACTTCTTTCAGAGCATTTGATCAATCCAAAGCCAATGGTTTCTCAGCTTACTTATGTCTGGCAACCCATGCCAACTTTGCTTGGTGCCCCGAAGAAGGAGGCTGACTATGAATTCTTGGTGTATGGCGGGGTCCGACCAGAGAAGCAGATCAGCTATGAATTGCGCAGGCGTTTGCCGATGGAGCTAATGCCAGCACTTCGAGATTGTGAGGGCGATCTCGCTCGGTGGACACGCTCACCACTTCGTCCTTTGTTGGACAAGGCGGCAGCAGAGATTGATCGTGGTGAGCTTGAGAAGCTCGCTAAAGCTGTCGATAAATCGACCGACAAGTTGACCGAGCTAGAAGAAGTGAAATCAGTTGCTCTATCTATCAAGGAGAAACTCATCGCAATGGTCGGTTCTGCACAATCATTGGAAACGGTTCTTCGTTTTTCCCCGACTGACTCAGCCAAATTAGTTCGGGCGCTTCGAATTTTCATCGATGGCGGACGCCGTGGTATTGCTGACGCAAGTCTTGGTTCGGCCAATGTGCTGTACCTAGCGTTGAAGAGTCTAGAATATGACCTGCTCGTTGAGGATGGAGACCGCGATCACACATTTTTGGCGATTGAGGAGCCGGAGGCACATCTCCATCCAACTCTCCAGAGGCTCATTTTTCGAAACTACCTACGGGTTCGTGGTGAGGAAGAAGGTAAGGATGTGGATCATGCTGCAACGATTTTGATGACAACCCATTCGCCTCATATCGCCAGCGTAACGCCTCTGGAAGACTTCCTACTCTTGCGTTTGAATAAAGAGGGTAATGCGACTGAGGCCGTATCAACGGCTTGTATTGCCTTAGAGGATGACGAGGTGGCAGACCTCGAGCGGTACATTGATGTAAATCGAGGTGAACTCCTTTTTGCCAAAGGTGTGATCTTGGTAGAGGGTGATGCCGAAAAGTTTCTAGTTCCCGTGTTGGCAAAAAACCAAGGCTACGACCTTGATGAGCTTGGTATTTCCGTCTGTTCGATTTCAGGGACTAACTTCTATCCATATCTCACGCTATTGGGCCTGAAAAATTTGGATATGCCTGTCGTGGCATTGACTGATTTTGATCCTCGAAAGCCGAAAGATGATGGTACTCCCAAGGAGCCTCTTGGTCCAGGGCGTGTTGTGAACGAGATGATGAGAGCATTGCTTGATGAGAAGACCTACGGGAAGAATGATTTTGAATCGTTGCTGAAGATGGCCTCGAAAAACGGAATATTCATGGGCTCCCATACCTTTGAGGTGGACTTGTTCAAGTCCGGTCTAAAAGATGAGTTGTCTAAAGTGATGGATGATGTCAGTACAAATGAGGCAATGAAGAAAAGGGTAAAGGGCTGGGCCAAAGATCTAAAATCTTTTGACGTCGAATCATTTCTCAATGACATCGAGCATGTGGGCAAAGGGCGCGTTGCCCAGCGTCTCTCTAGTATCCTTGCGGAGTCTGGAACAAGTTCGTGCCCTAGCTATGTCGCTCAAGCTCTGAAATATGTCTACGAAAAATGCAAGCGGGATTAA
- a CDS encoding response regulator — protein sequence MTTHPSILLIDDSPGERELFRLALAQTGLDVTLYTEQDAEAAFHFFETQWMAHAAIQSYSLNHDRSQGEAGGMVSTARVERGPSQAARSASTETMPPASPSLILLDLNLCSQNGCDLLKRLRSDARFAAIPTLIFTTSDDPADLANSYSCGANGYVIKPGTFDELVHCITDLCRYWLTWNRPLMVETAC from the coding sequence ATGACGACGCATCCCTCCATCCTCTTGATCGACGACAGCCCAGGCGAACGCGAGCTCTTTCGCCTCGCGCTCGCTCAAACAGGCCTCGACGTCACCCTCTATACCGAACAAGACGCCGAGGCTGCGTTCCATTTTTTCGAGACTCAGTGGATGGCACACGCGGCTATCCAGTCCTATTCGTTAAATCATGACCGGTCCCAAGGCGAGGCGGGTGGCATGGTCTCCACTGCGCGCGTCGAACGAGGGCCTTCTCAGGCCGCGCGTTCCGCGAGCACAGAGACCATGCCACCTGCCTCGCCATCCCTGATTCTTCTGGACCTAAATCTCTGCAGTCAAAACGGCTGCGACCTACTGAAACGGCTCCGATCCGATGCCCGATTTGCGGCGATCCCCACCCTCATCTTTACCACCTCCGACGATCCGGCCGATCTTGCGAATTCCTATAGCTGCGGAGCGAACGGTTATGTGATAAAACCAGGCACCTTTGATGAACTTGTCCACTGCATAACGGACCTCTGCCGCTACTGGCTCACATGGAACCGCCCGCTAATGGTTGAAACAGCATGCTGA